From a single Miscanthus floridulus cultivar M001 chromosome 8, ASM1932011v1, whole genome shotgun sequence genomic region:
- the LOC136470592 gene encoding protein BOBBER 1-like: MAIITNSQEVGDGEVAAPSAAKAISRSDEDVFAAVLERTGGPLPFLQAAIDIARERSGLFRDPTAASKVAAMAKAARAQAVAAEETSKLTERRRNEESRRAADAERKMEGGAENTAKDGRRAREPNAENGLDLEKYSWTQELSEVNITVPVPQGTKSMFVVCEIEKNHLKVALKGQTPIIDGVLYQPVNVCDCFWTIEDGKSLSILLSKQNKKEWWASVIRGGPELDIKKVKIMPSRLCDLDIDPETRQALQKSKFEHHRRNMGLPTR, from the exons ATGGCGATCATCACCAATTCCCAGGAGGTGGGCGACGGTGAGGTCGCGGCGCCGTCTGCGGCGAAGGCCATCAGCAGGAGCGACGAGGACGTCTTCGCGGCGGTGCTCGAGCGCACGGGCGGCCCACTCCCATTCCTCCAGGCGGCGATCGACATCGCGCGGGAGCGCTCCGGCCTGTTCCGCGACCCCACCGCGGCGAGCAAGGTGGCAGCGAtggcgaaggcggccagggcccaGGCGGTGGCAGCGGAGGAGACAAGTAAGTTGACGGAGAGACGGAGGAACGAGGAGTCGAGGAGGGCGGCGGATGCGGAGAGGAAGATGGAGGGGGGCGCAGAGAACACGGCGAAGGACGGGAGGCGCGCAAGAG AACCAAATGCTGAAAATGGTCTGGACTTGGAGAAATATTCCTGGACTCAAGAGTTGTCAGAGGTTAATATAACTGTTCCAGTCCCCCAAGGAACAAAGTCAATGTTTGTTGTCTGTGAGATTGAGAAGAACCACCTAAAGGTTGCACTAAAGGGCCAGACTCCAATAATTGAC GGGGTGCTTTACCAACCGGTCAACGTTTGCGACTGCTTCTGGACAATTG AGGACGGGAAATCACTGTCTATACTACTGTCAAAGCAAAACAAGAAGGAATGGTGGGCAtctgtgatcagaggtggccctGAGCTGGATATCAAGAAGGTGAAGATAATGCCCAGCAGATTATGTGACTTGGATATTGATCCTGAGACAAGACAGGCTCTTCAGAAGTCAAAG TTTGAGCATCATCGGAGGAATATGGGTCTCCCAACAAGATGA
- the LOC136474839 gene encoding NEP1-interacting protein-like 2 isoform X2 — MEVAEAPAPAPDRGVALHLPRLLAGVVSGALTGLFALAGALTGAVTGAVAGRASNSGGVLRGAGLGAVAGAVLSIEVLEASRAYWCSDRLGSHGASSMADFIEQLLRARFVQEQFTTSGYASYRWQVSISDFGHDDLYDIFGDISSKGLSQELLKKLPRYVVTDQMRDSFGEILSCPICLQDIVAGETARRLPNCSHTFHQPCVDKWLVDHGSCPVCRQDV; from the exons ATGGAGGTCGCCGAGGCGCCCGCGCCTGCCCCCGACCGTGGCGTGGCGCTGCACCTCCCGAGGCTGCTCGCCGGCGTCGTCTCCGGCGCCCTCACTGGCCTCTTCGCTCTCG CTGGAGCTCTGACTGGGGCAGTCACCGGCGCGGTGGCGGGCAGAGCTTCCAACAGCGGCGGCGTTCTGCGGGGAGCTGGATTGGGAGCGGTCGCCGGCGCTGTCCTCTCCATTGAGGTTCTTGAGGCTTCTCGCGCTTATTGGTGCTCCGACCGGCTGGGCTCGCACGGCGCATCGTCCATG GCTGATTTCATTGAGCAGCTTCTTCGTGCCCGGTTTGTGCAAGAGCAATTTACGACTTCAGGATATGCATCATATCGCTGGCAG GTCAGCATATCAGATTTTGGTCACGATGACCTATATGACATCTTTGGAGACATTTCATCTAAAGGGCTCTCACAAGAGTTACTGAAGAAACTACCACGTTATGTGGTCACTGACCAAATGCGGGACTCGTTCGGCGAAATCCTGTCTTGCCCTATCTGTCTACAG GACATTGTAGCCGGCGAGACAGCGAGGAGGTTGCCCAATTGCTCTCACACTTTCCACCAGCCTTGCGTGGACAAATGGCTTGTCGATCATGGCTCATGCCCCGTTTGCAGGCAAGATGTGTAA
- the LOC136474839 gene encoding NEP1-interacting protein-like 2 isoform X1 — protein sequence MEVAEAPAPAPDRGVALHLPRLLAGVVSGALTGLFALAGALTGAVTGAVAGRASNSGGVLRGAGLGAVAGAVLSIEVLEASRAYWCSDRLGSHGASSMVADFIEQLLRARFVQEQFTTSGYASYRWQVSISDFGHDDLYDIFGDISSKGLSQELLKKLPRYVVTDQMRDSFGEILSCPICLQDIVAGETARRLPNCSHTFHQPCVDKWLVDHGSCPVCRQDV from the exons ATGGAGGTCGCCGAGGCGCCCGCGCCTGCCCCCGACCGTGGCGTGGCGCTGCACCTCCCGAGGCTGCTCGCCGGCGTCGTCTCCGGCGCCCTCACTGGCCTCTTCGCTCTCG CTGGAGCTCTGACTGGGGCAGTCACCGGCGCGGTGGCGGGCAGAGCTTCCAACAGCGGCGGCGTTCTGCGGGGAGCTGGATTGGGAGCGGTCGCCGGCGCTGTCCTCTCCATTGAGGTTCTTGAGGCTTCTCGCGCTTATTGGTGCTCCGACCGGCTGGGCTCGCACGGCGCATCGTCCATGGTA GCTGATTTCATTGAGCAGCTTCTTCGTGCCCGGTTTGTGCAAGAGCAATTTACGACTTCAGGATATGCATCATATCGCTGGCAG GTCAGCATATCAGATTTTGGTCACGATGACCTATATGACATCTTTGGAGACATTTCATCTAAAGGGCTCTCACAAGAGTTACTGAAGAAACTACCACGTTATGTGGTCACTGACCAAATGCGGGACTCGTTCGGCGAAATCCTGTCTTGCCCTATCTGTCTACAG GACATTGTAGCCGGCGAGACAGCGAGGAGGTTGCCCAATTGCTCTCACACTTTCCACCAGCCTTGCGTGGACAAATGGCTTGTCGATCATGGCTCATGCCCCGTTTGCAGGCAAGATGTGTAA